The genomic stretch CGTTCGATGATGCGTATCGCGGCGCGCTCACGCTCGGACTCGGCGAGTTGCGGGCGCGCGGGCTGCCGAGCACCGTGTTCGTTGCGCCGGCGTTCATCGGCGATCGGACGTTCTGGTGGGACGCCGTGCGTTGGCCCATTGGAACCGCCGACGGCAACGCGTTCCGCGGCGAGGCGCTCGAACGATATCGTGGTGTCGATGCCGAGGTTCGCGAATTCGCGGCACTGCGCGGGTACGGAATTCAACCGATGCCGGCGTACGCGCGCTGCGTCACGGAGGACGAGTTGCGGGCCGTTGCCCGCGCGGGCGATGTCACGCTTGGCTCGCACACGTGGAGTCATCCGAATCTCGCCGCGCTGCACGGCGAGACGTTGCGCGCCGAGCTCGAGCTGCCGATCGCATGGCTGCGCGAGCGCTTTGCGCGCGTCACGCCGGTGATCGCGTATCCGTATGGTCGATGGTCGCCCGAAACGGCGACCGCGGCGCGCGCTGCCGGTTATGCGGCCGGGCTTCGCGTGGACGGCGGTTGGCTGCGTTCGCGCGAAGCGAATCCGCTCGCGGCGCCGCGATTAGACGTGCCGTCGGGTCTCACGACGACGGGCTTCGCGCTTCGTGCCGCCGGGATGTTTTGCCGATGAAGCGCATCGCGCTGCTGAACGAAACGAGCGGTCCAGGCGGCGCCGAGCATATGGTCTTGATGCTGGGCGAGGAGCTGGCGCGTCGCGGATACGAGGTCACGCCGGTGCTTCCGTCGTATCTGGATCCGTGGCTCGTGAACGAGTTCAAGTCGCGTGGCTTCGACCCAGAGACATTCGACGCGCCGTCGTTCGTCGATCCCGGATACCTGTCGCATCTCGTTCGAATTCTCAAACGACGCGGCGCCGACGTCGTGCACTCGCACGAGTTCCTGACGTCGGTGTACGGCGGCGCGGCGGCGGCGATCGCTCGGAAGCCGCACGTGATGACCATGCACGGCGGCCGCTACTACGCGGGCAAGCGATATCGGCGCGAAGCGTTGCGGTGGAGCGCGCGACGCAGCCGCGCCGTCGTCGGTGTCTCGGCCGCAACGGCGAACGAGCTGGCGTCGCATCTGCGACTGTCGCCCGAGCGCGTCCGTGTGGTGCACAACGGCATTCGCCCGCGACTCGGCGACCCGCTCGCGGTTCGCCGCGAGCTCGGCGTGACCGACGGCGAAATGCTCGTCGTTGCGATTGGAAATCTGAAACCCGTGAAAGCGCACACCGTGCTGCTCGAGGCGCTGGTGTTGTTGAACGCGCGCGGCACTGCGCCGTCGTGGCGGTTGGCCATCGCAGGAACCGGTAGCGAGCAAGGCCGACTCGAATCGCTTGCCGAGCAACATGGCGTGCGCGATCGACTGCATCTGCTGGGCTATCGTGCGGACGTCGGCAACATCCTCGCGGCCGCCGACGTGTGGGCGATGTCGTCGTTGTCAGAGGGTCTTCCGCTCGCGCTCATCGAGGCGATGTTCGCCGGCAGGCCGGTTGTCGCGTCGAACGTGGGCGGCATGCCGGAAGTCATCACCAACGACGTGAATGGTTTGTTGGTGCCTCCGAGCGACGCCGTCGCGCTTGCTGACGCACTGGCGCGTCTATTCGCCGATCCTGCGTTGCGTGAGCGGCTCGCCGCCGCCGGCAAGCGGGATGCGGAGGCCCAGTTTGGCATCGACCGCATGGTCGACGCCTACGAGCGACTTTACTCCGGCGCCGGAATCGAAGCCCGATGATGAAACGCATACATGACGAGATCGACGCGATCGATCGATGGTTGTATCGGCAGAAGAGCCGCCGGCCCGTGGCGATCGTGCTCGGCGCGTCGATCAACGGCCTGGCGATCGTGCGCAGTCTGGGGCGGCGGGGAATACCGGTGCTGCTCATCGATCGCGATCCGCAGCTGGGCACGTGGACCCGCTTCGCGCGCGTCGTCTCGTTGCGCGGCGTGCCGGGCGACAACGATGCCGTGCTCGAGCTGTTGCTCGGCCTCGGGCACCGCCTCGCGCAACCGGGTGTGATTTTTCCGACGGCCGATTCGCAGTGCCAGTTCCTGGCGGATCATCAGTTCGAGCTCGAGCACCATTACAAGTTCTTACAGCCCGATCCGGCGACCGTCCGCGCGATCATCGACAAGCCGAAGCAGTATGAGATTGCCAAACGCGCCGGCATTGCCATCCCGGGAACGTTCGTGCCGACGAGCATGGCCGACGCGGAACGCGCGGCGGCGTCGATCTCGTATCCGGCCATTCTCAAGCCGTACTGGGGCGCCGATCTTCGGCCGGCCAGCATGCGCGAGAGAGGCATCAAGGTGTTCGTCGTTGGATCGCGCGACGAGCTCCTGGCGGCGTACGCGCACGCGAATTCGCTCGACGTGCCGGTGATGATTCAGGAAATCATTCCAGGCGACGACAGCGAGATTTACGGCTATTGGGCGTTCTGGGACGAAGAAGGCAAAGAGCGCGCGTGGCTGACGATGCGTAAACTGCGTCAGAATCCGCCGCGTTTCGGCGACGGTTCGCTGCAACAGACCGTCGCGGCTCCGGAGGTCGCGGCGCTCAGCAGAAAGCTGCTCAAGGCGTTCGACTATCGTGGATTGGTCGGCGTCGAATTCAAGCGTGACGCACGCGACGGATCACTCAAGCTCATCGAGATCAATCCACGCACCGAAGGTGGCAATCAACTCGCGGTGAGCGCGGGAGTCGATTTCGCGTGGATTGCGTATCGTCACCTCACCGGCACCGCGCTGCCCGACGAAGCGGCGGCGTTCACGCCGGGCGTCACGTATGTGAATGAGGAAGCTGACCTCAAGACGTTTCTCGAGCTGCACAAGGCGGGTGAGCTCAAGACGACGCAGTGGCTGCGCTCCTGGTTTTCAGCGAAGGCGTATGCGCTCGGCGCATGGGATGATCCGATGCCGCTCATCGTGCTCGCGGGTCGGGTGGCGCGAGCCGCGACCAAACGCACGCTCGGCATCGCGAGCTGAGATCGCGGCTGCCGCCTAGGCCGGCGCGGCGCTCGATTCCGGATCGGCCGGAACGACACCGGCTTCCTCCGAAACGCCGCCGCGAAGTCTGCGCACCATGTTGACGAATGCCAGCGCACGCGAGCGATGCCGCAACGCAATCACGCCGACATACGTGATGGCGCCGACGAGCACCTCGATGGCGAACTGAACGGAGACCGGATACGTCGCGGGCATCACGCGCCGCGCGGTCAGCACCATCAACGCCATCGCGATCGTTGAGCTCAACGCCGGCCACAGTGCGCCGATGTAGGCAGTCGGGCGCATCCCGAGAAGGCGAAATGCAAAGCGGTACGCCGGAAACATCACAATCGGAAATCCAAGGGCCCACGCGGCGGCGACGCCAACAGCGCCCCAGTGCGAGCCCGCGAAGAACAGCGGCGGCAACACCAGCACCGCGAAGAACGTGTAGTGAAGATCACGGCGCGCATGTCCCGTGGCGACGAGCACGGGCGGAATGATCGTCGCGATCGCGCGGAATCCTCCGTAGAACGCCAGCAGACGCAACGGGCCGACGGCGGCGCTCCACTGCGGTCCGAGGCCGAGTCGAACGAGATGATCCGCCGTGATCGACATGCCGATGGCGAGCGGCAGCACGATGAACGCAAGCCCCTCCGTCAGCGCCAGCGTGTAACGCCTGAGCGCCGCCACGTCATTCTGCGCGGCCGAGAGGACGCTGGGAATCACGCGCTCGACGAGGGCGCTGACGCGGTCGATGGGAATCGTGGCCAGCGTCCAGCCGAACGTGTAGGCACCCAGTACCGCGCCGCCCAGCGCCCGGCCGACGACCGCGAAATCAGCGTTCGTATATACGTATTCTCCAACACGCGCAAAGGCGACTTGCCATCCAAACGTCGCGGCGGAGCGAATGCTCCTGAACTGTGACGGCCACGAGATTCGATGCGGGGCCCAGCTGATCGCCACACCGGTCGTGATGACCGCGCTGATCATTCCCGCGTACACGAACGACCAGTAGCGGAAGCCCAGCAGCGCAAAGACGAGATTGCCAACCATCAGCGTGATGGCGGCGACGCTGTCGAGCCAGGCGAGCTTGCGGAACTGGAGCTCGCGGGCGAGCAGCGCCCGCGGCAGCATCTGCGGCGCCGTGATCATGAACATCACACTGAGCAGGAGCACAATGCCTTCGACGCGCGGCTCGTGATAGAACGAAGCGACGACGGGCGACAGCGCCATGCACAACAGCGAGAAGCCGAACGCGTAGATCAGCGACAGGCCACCAAGCCGCGCAACCTGCTCTCGATCCATGTCGCGCCGCTGAATGATCGCGGCGCTCAATCCCAGGTCGTAAATCGGCGCGACGAGGCCCATGTAAAACATGGCCATGCCGTAGAGGCCGTAATCGCTGGGCGTGAGGATGCGCGCCACCAACAGCGTCGATCCCCAGCTCACTACCTGAGTCAACCACTTCATGCCGGCCGTCCACGCGACGCCGACCACGAGCGATCGGTCGAGCGAGGCGGTGTCCGTCGAAGCGGTGTTCGCGTCCTTGAATTCCTTCGCCATCGTCGTCCTCAACGAAGCAAATGCGTGGCCAATGCGTGGCCAGTCGGTGCGCGTGCTTCTTGCCTCTGTAGCACGGCGATGTCTGATGCATTCTCGGTCGCGCACGTCGTGGCACCCGCCGAGTTCGGCGGCCTGGAATCGGTCTTACAGCTGTTGACGCGCAGCCAGCGCGCACGCGGCCATGCCGCGCACGTCATTGCCGTCGT from Gemmatimonadaceae bacterium encodes the following:
- a CDS encoding polysaccharide deacetylase family protein, producing the protein MMRISFDRTFAKRAVERVIWSSGLPALRRRGLRESSLVLAYHNVVPDGVPPVGDRSLHLSRAAFATQLDALMETHDVVTLEEALGLTVARGTTRRRPFAAITFDDAYRGALTLGLGELRARGLPSTVFVAPAFIGDRTFWWDAVRWPIGTADGNAFRGEALERYRGVDAEVREFAALRGYGIQPMPAYARCVTEDELRAVARAGDVTLGSHTWSHPNLAALHGETLRAELELPIAWLRERFARVTPVIAYPYGRWSPETATAARAAGYAAGLRVDGGWLRSREANPLAAPRLDVPSGLTTTGFALRAAGMFCR
- a CDS encoding glycosyltransferase, which produces MKRIALLNETSGPGGAEHMVLMLGEELARRGYEVTPVLPSYLDPWLVNEFKSRGFDPETFDAPSFVDPGYLSHLVRILKRRGADVVHSHEFLTSVYGGAAAAIARKPHVMTMHGGRYYAGKRYRREALRWSARRSRAVVGVSAATANELASHLRLSPERVRVVHNGIRPRLGDPLAVRRELGVTDGEMLVVAIGNLKPVKAHTVLLEALVLLNARGTAPSWRLAIAGTGSEQGRLESLAEQHGVRDRLHLLGYRADVGNILAAADVWAMSSLSEGLPLALIEAMFAGRPVVASNVGGMPEVITNDVNGLLVPPSDAVALADALARLFADPALRERLAAAGKRDAEAQFGIDRMVDAYERLYSGAGIEAR
- a CDS encoding ATP-grasp domain-containing protein — its product is MMKRIHDEIDAIDRWLYRQKSRRPVAIVLGASINGLAIVRSLGRRGIPVLLIDRDPQLGTWTRFARVVSLRGVPGDNDAVLELLLGLGHRLAQPGVIFPTADSQCQFLADHQFELEHHYKFLQPDPATVRAIIDKPKQYEIAKRAGIAIPGTFVPTSMADAERAAASISYPAILKPYWGADLRPASMRERGIKVFVVGSRDELLAAYAHANSLDVPVMIQEIIPGDDSEIYGYWAFWDEEGKERAWLTMRKLRQNPPRFGDGSLQQTVAAPEVAALSRKLLKAFDYRGLVGVEFKRDARDGSLKLIEINPRTEGGNQLAVSAGVDFAWIAYRHLTGTALPDEAAAFTPGVTYVNEEADLKTFLELHKAGELKTTQWLRSWFSAKAYALGAWDDPMPLIVLAGRVARAATKRTLGIAS
- a CDS encoding lipopolysaccharide biosynthesis protein gives rise to the protein MAKEFKDANTASTDTASLDRSLVVGVAWTAGMKWLTQVVSWGSTLLVARILTPSDYGLYGMAMFYMGLVAPIYDLGLSAAIIQRRDMDREQVARLGGLSLIYAFGFSLLCMALSPVVASFYHEPRVEGIVLLLSVMFMITAPQMLPRALLARELQFRKLAWLDSVAAITLMVGNLVFALLGFRYWSFVYAGMISAVITTGVAISWAPHRISWPSQFRSIRSAATFGWQVAFARVGEYVYTNADFAVVGRALGGAVLGAYTFGWTLATIPIDRVSALVERVIPSVLSAAQNDVAALRRYTLALTEGLAFIVLPLAIGMSITADHLVRLGLGPQWSAAVGPLRLLAFYGGFRAIATIIPPVLVATGHARRDLHYTFFAVLVLPPLFFAGSHWGAVGVAAAWALGFPIVMFPAYRFAFRLLGMRPTAYIGALWPALSSTIAMALMVLTARRVMPATYPVSVQFAIEVLVGAITYVGVIALRHRSRALAFVNMVRRLRGGVSEEAGVVPADPESSAAPA